Proteins encoded in a region of the Benincasa hispida cultivar B227 chromosome 2, ASM972705v1, whole genome shotgun sequence genome:
- the LOC120070907 gene encoding glycine-rich RNA-binding protein 3, mitochondrial-like yields MAFLGKFGNILRQGANKRIGLDLQASSLSICQAVRWMSSMQSSKLFVGGISYNTDDQSLREAFAKYGEVLEARIIVDRETGRSRGFGFVTFTSSEEASSAIQALDGQDLHGRRVRVNYANDRTRGFGGGGGYGGGSYGGGGGGYGGGGYGGGGGDGYGGGGYGGGGGYSGGGAGGYGGGGSGGGYGDGSGGYSGTGYSSGGNYSRGSGGNYSNDNASDNLGSVGTGGGGFGGNDAGYNAASNFASGNTHDSGTNAGFGNVSGGGSDYFANSGFDASSGVGGYTGGEQFGSETNTMDASGDQGLGEQLEGNDRDEDDTDDFAKRA; encoded by the exons ATGGCTTTTCTAGGTAAGTTTGGAAATATACTGAGGCAGGGCGCGAATAAGAGGATTGGATTAGATCTGCAGGCTTCCAGTTTGTCTATCTGTCAAGCTGTACGATGGATGTCTTCCATGCAAAGTTCAAAACTTTTTGTAGGAG GTATTTCATACAACACTGATGATCAAAGTCTCAGGGAAGCCTTTGCTAAATATGGGGAAGTACTCGAAG CTAGGATCATTGTAGACCGCGAAACTGGAAGATCCAGAGGATTTGGATTTGTGACTTTCACATCTAGTGAGGAAGCCTCTAGTGCCATCCAGGCATTGGATGGACAG GACCTTCACGGTCGTCGAGTGAGAGTGAATTATGCTAACGATAGAACTCGTGGttttggtggtggtggtggttatGGCGGTGGTAGCTACGGTGGTGGGGGTGGTGGTTATGGTGGCGGTGGCTATGGTGGTGGTGGGGGTGATGGTTATGGTGGCGGTGGCtatggtggtggtggtggttatAGCGGTGGTGGTGCTGGAGGTTATGGTGGCGGTGGGAGTGGAGGAGGTTATGGTGATGGTAGTGGTGGATATTCAGGGACGGGATATAGTTCTGGAGGCAACTATAGCCGAGGTAGTGGAGGAAATTATAGCAACGATAATGCCAGTGACAACCTTGGAAGTGTTGGTACAGGTGGTGGCGGCTTTGGTGGGAATGATGCTGGTTACAACGCTGCTAGCAATTTTGCTTCTGGAAACACACACGACAGTGGAACTAATGCTGGTTTTGGTAACGTCAGTGGCGGTGGCAGCGACTATTTTGCCAACAGTGGGTTTGATGCAAGCTCTGGAGTTGGAGGATATACTGGCGGGGAACAATTTGGCAGCGAAACAAACACCATGGATGCATCTGGAGATCAAGGCCTAGGGGAGCAACTGGAAGGAAATGATAGGGATGAAGACGATACAGACGACTTTGCTAAAAGAGCCTGA
- the LOC120070906 gene encoding uncharacterized protein LOC120070906 — MDLWVVATAAGAGYLAKYWQKLLRDGSNSSQMSSRNSSNEVLGFLDHSFHRIERKTKASGDILAGEGEVLNGRDSVGSRFNVASTSGFDCEKMDNLGYYQDHNSLPVSNLPLELSMSNDTQTFGHRSSINVNVNNNMIDQLPCSSSRELNCFQPTTRKIGSLRHKHSCGRFIRPLSSLESCVLSHLYKEHVEMEEYILHSFQSRSKSTMRRFVVNDGTQIVSRAVRDSFSVQVEMDASNFHEEPFTEKKRNVYGIPLLPKIRSLKTSEMLDIKGGGRQGGVSSANQMHNEKFLHAKDRMILFCLGISIGLIPFMENKREIDKLKELLKHTENLVQDLQEELEMKDSLTVKELSNENCKSLGISENSFFGRRERNLKPSAKSDDKELLKQNAEDGSESLSKIEAELEAELQRLGLNTDTSSTDKGFADLHELDQEFTVDFSEGELRADMISELSPKIQQNLDASEFTSSGNYTVSPWELSVRLHEVIQSRLEARVRELETALENSKRRLHCIEAKQIDSRKEFTQSEMLHSSSEESLTAQPLVMNLSGEALDAYNEAYNELIDMDDSEDLIHSPSIVDGSKHPRWQTTINGHSFSIQNGRTNGSINLGQILVKKNIKDSYQKIGRMEGQTNEVGGSGDESSDYDDEMEKQLIKQIVEKTRMGSPVVRNAQRWLFSMDKDDG; from the exons ATGGACTTGTGGGTAGTTGCAACTGCCGCTGGTGCTGGATACTTAGCCAAATATTGGCAGAAACTGTTGAGAGATGGAAGTAACTCATCTCAAATGTCTTCTAGGAATTCTAGTAATGAGGTATTAGGATTTCTGGATCATTCCTTCCACCGAATAGAACGAAAAACGAAAGCAAGTGGAGATATTCTTGCTGGTGAAGGAGAGGTTTTAAATGGGAGAGATTCTGTTGGGAGTCGATTCAATGTGGCTTCTACTAGTGGTTTTGATTGTGAAAAGATGGATAATTTAGGGTATTACCAGGACCATAATTCTCTTCCTGTATCCAATTTGCCACTGGAATTATCAATGAGTAATGACACTCAAACATTTGGGCATAGAAGTAGTATAAACGTGAATGTGAATAATAATATGATTGATCAGCTACCTTGTTCGTCTTCTAGGGAACTGAACTGTTTTCAGCCTACTACGAGGAAAATAGGTTCTCTTAGACATAAACATTCGTGTGGGAGATTTATTAGACCACTTAGTTCATTAGAAAGTTGTGTGCTGTCTCATCTCTACAAGGAACATGTTGAAATGGAAGAGTATATCCTACATTCATTTCAGTCACGATCTAAATCAACTATGAGGCGGTTTGTTGTAAATGACGGAACCCAGATAGTCAGCAGGGCAGTCAGAGATTCTTTTAGTGTTCAGGTTGAAATGGATGCAAGTAACTTCCATGAAGAGCCGTTTactgaaaagaaaaggaatgtGTATGGGATACCTTTGCTTCCAAAAATACGGTCTTTGAAGACCTCAGAGATGCTAGACATCAAGGGAGGAGGGAGACAAGGTGGAGTGAGCAGTGCCAATCAAATGCATAATGAGAAGTTCCTCCACGCAAAAG ATCGAATGATTCTATTCTGTCTTGGGATTTCTATCGGCTTAATACCCTTCATGGAAAATAAGCGTGAAATAGACAAGCTCAAAGAGTTATTAAAGCATACTGAGAACTTGGTccaagatctacaagaggaactTGAGATGAAGGATTCTCTGACGGTGAAGGAGCTTTCAAATGAGAATTGCAAATCACTAGGCATATCTGAGAATTCTTTCTTCGGTAGGAGAGAACGGAATCTCAAACCTTCAGCTAAATCTGATGATAAGGAATTATTAAAACAGAATGCTGAAGATGGTTCAGAATCTCTGAGTAAAATTGAAGCTGAGCTTGAAGCAGAACTTCAGAGGTTGGGACTAAATACCGATACATCGAGTACAGATAAAGGATTCGCTGATCTTCATGAG CTTGATCAAGAATTTACAGTAGATTTCTCTGAAGGTGAGTTGAGAGCTGACATGATCAGTGAGCTAAGTCCTAAGATTCAGCAAAATCTAGATGCAAGTGAGTTTACTTCCTCAGGTAACTACACAGTTTCACCTTGGGAGCTTAGTGTCCGACTGCACGAAGTTATCCAGTCAAGACTTGAAGCACGTGTGAGGGAGCTCGAAACGGCCCTTGAGAACAGCAAGAGGAGACTTCACTGCATTGAAGCCAAGCAGATTGATTCTCGGAAAGAATTCACCCAAAGTGAGATGCTACATTCATCTAGTGAAGAAAGTTTAACTGCTCAACCTCTTGTTATGAATTTATCAGGAGAAGCTCTGGATGCCTACAATGAAGCATATAATGAGTTGATCGATATGGATGACTCCGAAGATCTTATACATTCACCTTCAATAGTTGATGGAAGTAAGCATCCACGGTGGCAAACTACCATTAACGGTCATTCGTTTTCAATTCAGAATGGGAGGACAAACGGATCGATAAACCTTGGTCAGATACTTGTTAAGAAGAACATAAAAGATTCTTATCAGAAGATCGGCAGAATGGAAGGACAGACAAATGAGGTAGGTGGCAGTGGAGATGAAAGCAGTGATTATGATGATGAGATGGAAAAGCAGTTGATAAAGCAGATTGTTGAGAAAACCAGAATGGGTTCTCCTGTGGTTCGAAATGCACAAAGATGGTTATTTTCAATGGATAAAGACGACGGCTGA